The Saccharopolyspora gregorii genomic interval AGGTTGTTCAGCAGGGTCTGCTCGTCGTAGTAGCCCTGCCCGCTGCGGCCCAGCCGCTCGGGATCCACCCAGAACGAGTCGTTCATCGGCGCATCTCCTCGATCCGCGCGGCCCGGCGCCGCTGCGTCTCGGCGACCACCGGCGGAAGCTGGGGCTCGGCGGCGGCCAGGGATTCAGCGCTGACGTCCCCGCTGAGCACGGCTTTGGCGTTGAGGCCACCGGGCATCATCGGAGCGATCAGCTCGGCCATCTGCTCGGTCGCCTTCTCCCGGGCCGCTTCGATCGTTTTCGTGATCAGCTCGGCCAGCTCGTTCTTGGGGAGCTTGCGATAAGCGGCGGTGGGGAAGTGCAGATCCTTGATCACTCCCTGGTTCCCCACCGTCACCGACACCTCCCGCCGGGGCGAAACCGCGGTGGCCGAGAGCTCAGTGATCCGCCGCTGCATGTCGCCGAGGTTGGCGCTGACACGTTCGTACTCCTCGCGCAACATCTCGATGCTGCGACGATCCACATCGGACACAAAGACCTCCTGAATACGACTACTTCACATGGAACCCGACCCGCGCGCTGCCACCGGGCGGCGCGGAACCCATCCGGGAACACCGGGCACCCGGTCTGCCCCGACGGGCGCGGCTCACCCCACCGAGGCGAGCCCGGCGCGCACCGATTCGGCCTGCTGCCCCAGCCCGGCCAGGTCGGCGAGGGTCAAGGTGCGGGAAGCGGCCGTCCGGGCCAGCAGCCGGGAGAACTGGTGGGCGCCGTGCACCGTCGGATCGCCCGACTCCGCGAGGCGTGCGTGCACCGCGTCGCACACCTCCTCCGGCACCTCGTGGCCGCGCTCGCGCAGGTACCGGACCGCGATCGCCGCCAGTTCGGCGGTGGAGTAGGCGCCGATCTCCCACCGCTGACCGAAGCATTCCGCCAGCTTGGGCGCCCGCGCGAGCACCACGTCCAGGCTCGCTCGGGTGCCGGTGAGCACCACCACCGACTCGGCGGTGTGCTCGCGCAGCGCCGCCTGGAGCGCTTCGGCCTCCTCCGGCTGGGCTTCCCCGGCCGCGTCCGCGTCGACCACCAGCACCCCGCCGCGGGCGTCCTCGAACACCTTGCCCACCAGGCTCTCCGCCTGTCCGGGCCACTGTGGACAGAGCTCGCCTGCCAGCGAAACCCGCACCAGCTGGCCGGTTCCGACCAGCCGCAGTTCGGCGAGCCCCTGGGCGTAGAGCCGGGCGAGCTCGGAACGACCGCTGCCGCGCCGCCCGACCAGCACCGCGTTGCCGTGCTGACCGAGCGCCCGACGGCTGTTCTTGCGCTCGCACAGCGAGACCAGCGCCGCGCCGACCGCCTGCCGGGTGCCGTCCATCCCGCTGAGCTCGGAGAGCCGTCGCCACGCGTGGGTCGCGCGCAGCGCCGAGCGCGGGTCGTCGGCGGCGTCCGGTGCTGCCGACTGCTGGGACGGGAGCTGCTCCAGCATCGCGGTCTGCGGGGCGATGTCCGCGGCGGTCAGGCGGCTCAGGTCGGAATCCCGGGCCGGTGGGCGCTGGGCGAGCCGCGAAGCCTGGAGACTGATCATCTCCTCGAAGAGCTTGCGCGCCACGCGGCCGTTGCCGAAGGTCTCCCCCTTCGGCACGCGGGTGAAGTAGTTGGTCAGCTC includes:
- a CDS encoding YbaB/EbfC family nucleoid-associated protein, coding for MSDVDRRSIEMLREEYERVSANLGDMQRRITELSATAVSPRREVSVTVGNQGVIKDLHFPTAAYRKLPKNELAELITKTIEAAREKATEQMAELIAPMMPGGLNAKAVLSGDVSAESLAAAEPQLPPVVAETQRRRAARIEEMRR